A window from Gasterosteus aculeatus chromosome 14, fGasAcu3.hap1.1, whole genome shotgun sequence encodes these proteins:
- the zfyve16 gene encoding zinc finger FYVE domain-containing protein 16 isoform X7: MDSFFKAAVCDLDKLLDDFELNTEEHECKSVFLKPSVYPFSSLGSQCLTSEASKVPPTLPDLNALHYGSAHRFPTQNCSAADDQEVKVQPLTAVDLLSSVDRRPAQSSAPPCPDRALKPVCDLVNDTSSAVLVRPDSHGAFSELDMAEKQMAEEEEAEEEQHALLVDFESPVVTGEEGSGVFGDGGLLGSVAGERAGGFSASLSLLDVILPAVAERSGDSAEASPSPRSAESAGNEERSREEAACTNQVVGRALGRCQPEARLHDDGVTEAATPAKAESQGSSDEGEAQASVGSNPDSAPGGLSCLPIAVSMCGALLTVTTAEDEAAGRAPESTASTPPPGARSRLEDPVEVSDRRASPEGRLALQPAAAASAPAPPPVDLASHARSEPSPVDAPEFGFEYLPESEQAELLVTDEELEAFLQAHAEAEQRGGGGLEGRPGGEELRTCGREGVEDLASPESDRTMSAAGGLNHGAPSQDPYTPPCDEEPELPPTSNSFQHGSPDEPPAYGGARPKQLHCQTARSPPAGEEGGEEPAQTLGEEDGEDGSPCSLTEEHPNIRDLSPMCASQEPRDYSVGVDELSEPPPYPGDSPTDGTAAWKTEGAEDLGTRQPAWMPDAEAPNCMNCNQKFTFTKRRHHCRACGKVYCAVCCNRKCKLKYLEKEARVCVVCFDTIHRGCPREQKRVWFADGILPNGEVADTSRLSAPSPRSAQESGPAACPDPTAPVSEVEVGGSSSAPEASLEAEAVRPPPTSGPWDYALLCGVGGSVTRVPSLLPDNEEDLPPLLISTGEEEEAADVLVEESPAPCQILHLLEEGGPRPLTFVLNANLLVNVKLVTYSGRRCWCLGSSGLQAVGQKELVFLLECLPEEKTLPKDLFTLYLNIYQEAQKGKFLEELDNVTFTSSFLGSKDHAGMLFFSHSCQPLDGLSLPPPPFMFGLLVQKLEVPWAKVFPLRLLLRLGAEYNVYPTTLTSVRFRESVYRETGHTIMNLLADLRNYQYSLSVVEGLRIHMEMGHSYIDIPKRSFNEMQKVVNASNEHVISIGARFSSEADSHLVCFQSEEGGYQTQASSKPGQTRTVTGASFVVFNGALKASSGFIAKSSIVEDGLMVQIPPETMEALRAALREQADFHIPCGRNDGGEPRENVSVRWVDRSLPVNAGRSSAVDGRPLDGVRSVRMQQEAEFESDGRTIRCTEVFYQLRTPEAAPASCGVFQKEMALAACSALTPHLAVLAASGINALSLRVSTQADMVEYQAGSGGRLLPQRYMNELDGALIPVIHGGGASVPQTAMDMEFVFYITHAI, from the exons ATGGACAGCTTCTTCAAGGCTGCTGTTTGTGATCTGGACAAACTGCTGGATGACTTTGAGCTCAATACTG AGGAACACGAATGCAAATCTGTTTTCCTGAAGCCGTCCGTGTACCCGTTCTCCTCTCTGGGCTCCCAGTGTTTGACCTCCGAGGCCTCCAAGGTCCCGCCGACCCTCCCCGACCTTAACGCTCTCCATTATGGTTCTGCCCACCGCTTCCCCACTCAGAACTGCAGCGCTGCCGACGAccaagaggtcaaagttcagccTCTCACAGCGGTggacctcctctcctccgtggaTCGCCGGCCGGCTCAAAGCTCCGCCCCTCCCTGCCCCGACCGGGCCCTGAAGCCGGTGTGTGACCTGGTGAACGACACCAGCTCGGCCGTCCTGGTCCGGCCCGACAGCCACGGAGCTTTCAGCGAGCTGGACATGGCGGAGAAGCAAATggcggaagaggaggaggcagaggaggagcagcatgcGCTGCTCGTGGATTTTGAGAGCCCCGTGGTCACCGGAGAGGAGGGGAGTGGCGTCTTCGGAGACGGCGGGCTGCTCGGTTCGGTCGCCGGAGAGCGGGCAGGCGGCTTCTCCGCCTCGCTCAGTCTGCTGGACGTCATTCTTCCCGCCGTGGCAGAGAGGAGCGGCGACTCCGCTGAGGCCTCGCCGTCACCGAGGAGCGCAGAGTCCGCCGGGAACGAGGAGAGGAGCCGCGAGGAGGCGGCCTGCACAAACCAAGTGGTCGGTCGCGCTTTAGGCCGCTGCCAGCCGGAGGCCCGTCTGCACGACGACGGCGTTACGGAAGCAGCGACCCCGGCGAAGGCGGAGTCTCAGGGATCCTCTGACGAAGGCGAGGCGCAGGCCTCTGTTGGGTCGAACCCGGACAGCGCGCCGGGGGGCTTGTCGTGCCTGCCCATCGCCGTGTCCATGTGTGGAGCTCTGCTGACGGTGACGACCGCGGAGGACGAGGCAGCGGGCCGCGCCCCCGAGAGCACCGCCTCCACGCCGCCCCCGGGCGCCAGGTCCCGTTTGGAGGATCCCGTGGAGGTCTCGGACCGAAGGGCGTCGCCGGAGGGGCGTCTCGCTCTccaacctgctgctgccgcctcgGCCCCCGCGCCGCCTCCCGTGGACCTCGCCTCCCACGCCCGCTCAGAACCCAGCCCGGTTGATGCGCCCGAGTTCGGCTTTGAGTACCTCCCCGAGAGCGAGCAGGCCGAGCTGCTCGTCACggacgaggagctggaggcgTTCCTGCAGGCGCACGCGGAAGCGGAGCAGAGAGGCGGTGGAGGTCTGGAAGGCCGGCCCGGGGGCGAGGAGCTCAGGACCTGCGGTAGAGAAGGAGTGGAGGACCTGGCGTCTCCAGAGAGCGATAGAACGATGTCTGCGGCGGGAGGCTTAAACCACGGCGCTCCATCGCAGGACCCTTACACACCTCCTTGCGACGAGGAGCCAGAACTCCCACCGACCAGCAACTCCTTCCAGCACGGCAGCCCCGATGAGCCGCCCGCCTACGGCGGGGCGAGACCCAAACAGCTCCACTGCCAAACCGCCAGATCTCCACcggcaggagaggagggaggggaggagccgGCTCAGACGCTCGgcgaggaggacggggaggacggCTCGCCCTGCAGTCTCACGGAGGAACATCCCAACATAAGGGACCTGAGCCCCATGTGCGCCTCTCAGGAGCCCCGGGACTACAGCGTCGGGGTCGACGAGCTCTCGGAGCCGCCGCCGTACCCCGGGGACTCGCCCACGGACGGGACGGCGGCCTGGAAgacggagggggcggaggacCTGGGGACCAGGCAGCCGGCCTGGATGCCCGACGCCGAAGCTCCCAACTGCATGAACTGCAACCAGAAGTTCACCTTCACCAAGAGGCGGCACCACTGCCGGGCCTGCGGGAAG GTCTACTGTGCTGTGtgctgcaacaggaagtgcaaGCTGAAGTACCTGGAGAAAGAGGcccgcgtgtgcgtcgtctgcTTCGACACCATCCACCGGG GTTGTCCTCGGGAGCAGAAGCGCGTGTGGTTCGCCGACGGCATCCTGCCCAACGGCGAGGTGGCGGACACCAGCCGGCTGTCGGCGCCGAGCCCCCGGAGCGCGCAGGAGTCCGGCCCCGCCGCGTGTCCGGACCCGACGGCC cccGTCTCAGAGGTGGAGGTCGgcggctcctcctccgcccccgaAGCCTCGTTGGAGGCGGAGGcggtccgccccccccccacctcgggGCCCTGGGACTACGCCCTGCTGTGTGGAGTCGGCGGGTCGGTGACGAGGGTCCCCAGCCTGCTGCCCGACAACGAGGAGGACCTCCCCCCTCTGCTCATCAGCaccggcgaggaggaggaggccgcag ATGTTTTGGTGGAggaaagccccgccccctgccaGATCCTGCACCTATTGGAGGAGGGAGGACCTCGACCGCTGACGTTCGTTCTCAACGCCAACCTGCTGGTCAATGTCAAGCTGGTCACAT ACTCGGGGCGCCGCTGCTGGTGTTTGGGCTCCAGCGGGCTGCAGGCGGTGGGTCAGAAGGAGCTGGTGTTCCTGTTGGAGTGTTTGCCAGAAGAGAAAACTCTCCCCAAAGACCTCTTCACACTTTATCTCAACATCTACCAAGAGGCCCAGAAAG GGAAGTTCCTGGAGGAGCTTGACAACGTGACCTTCACCAGCAGCTTCCTGGGTAGTAAGGACCATGCCGGCATGCTCTTCTTCTCCCACAGCTGTCAGCCTCTGGACggcctctctctgccccccccgcccttcaTGTTCGGCCTGCTGGTCCAGAAGCTGGAGGTCCCGTGGGCCAAGGTCTTCCCCctccggctgctgctgcggctcggAGCTGAAtacaatg TTTATCCCACCACATTGACCAGCGTCCGCTTCCGTGAGTCCGTGTACCGAGAGACGGGACACACCATCATGAACCTGCTGGCT GACCTGAGGAACTACCAGTACAGCCTGTCGGTGGTGGAGGGCCTGAGGATCCACATGGAGATGGGACACAGCTACATCGACATTCCCAAGAGGAGCTTCAACgag ATGCAGAAGGTGGTGAACGCCTCCAACGAGCACGTCATCAGCATCGGGGCGCGGTTCAGCTCGGAGGCCGACTCCCACCTGGTGTGTTTCCAGAGCGAGGAGGGCGGCTACCAGACGCAGGCCAGCAGCAAGCCGGGCCAGACCCGCACAG TGACCGGGGCCAGCTTCGTGGTGTTCAACGGGGCCCTGAAGGCCTCCTCGGGCTTCATCGCCAAGTCCAGCATCGTGGAGG ACGGGCTGATGGTGCAGATCCCTCCGGAGACCATGGAGGCCCTGCGCGCCGCCCTGAGGGAGCAGGCCGACTTCCACATCCCGTGCGGCAGGAACGACGGCGGGGAGCCGCGGGAGAACGTCAGCGTGCGCTGGGTGGACCGGAGCCTGCCGGTCAACGCCGG CAGAAGCAGCGCGGTCGACGGCAGACCTCTGGACGGAGTGCGCAGCGTGCGGatgcagcaggaggcggagtTTGAGTCGGACGGACGCACCATCAGATGCACCGAG GTTTTCTACCAGCTGAGGACTCCGGAGGCGGCGCCGGCGTCCTGCGGCGTGTTCCAGAAGGAGATGGCGTTGGCCGCCTGCAGCGCCCTGACGCCCCACCTGGCCGTGCTGGCGGCGAGCGGCATCAACGCGCTGTCGCTGCGCGTCTCCACGCAGGCCGACATG GTGGAGTACCAGGCCGGCTCCGGAGGCCGGCTCCTCCCCCAGCGCTACATGAACGAGCTGGACGGCGCCCTCATCCCCGTCATCCACGGCGGCGGCGCCAGCGTGCCGCAGACCGCCATGGACATGGAGTTTGTCTTCTACATCACGCACGCCATCTAA
- the zfyve16 gene encoding zinc finger FYVE domain-containing protein 16 isoform X6 produces the protein MDSFFKAAVCDLDKLLDDFELNTEEHECKSVFLKPSVYPFSSLGSQCLTSEASKVPPTLPDLNALHYGSAHRFPTQNCSAADDQEVKVQPLTAVDLLSSVDRRPAQSSAPPCPDRALKPVCDLVNDTSSAVLVRPDSHGAFSELDMAEKQMAEEEEAEEEQHALLVDFESPVVTGEEGSGVFGDGGLLGSVAGERAGGFSASLSLLDVILPAVAERSGDSAEASPSPRSAESAGNEERSREEAACTNQVVGRALGRCQPEARLHDDGVTEAATPAKAESQGSSDEGEAQASVGSNPDSAPGGLSCLPIAVSMCGALLTVTTAEDEAAGRAPESTASTPPPGARSRLEDPVEVSDRRASPEGRLALQPAAAASAPAPPPVDLASHARSEPSPVDAPEFGFEYLPESEQAELLVTDEELEAFLQAHAEAEQRGGGGLEGRPGGEELRTCGREGVEDLASPESDRTMSAAGGLNHGAPSQDPYTPPCDEEPELPPTSNSFQHGSPDEPPAYGGARPKQLHCQTARSPPAGEEGGEEPAQTLGEEDGEDGSPCSLTEEHPNIRDLSPMCASQEPRDYSVGVDELSEPPPYPGDSPTDGTAAWKTEGAEDLGTRQPAWMPDAEAPNCMNCNQKFTFTKRRHHCRACGKVYCAVCCNRKCKLKYLEKEARVCVVCFDTIHRGCPREQKRVWFADGILPNGEVADTSRLSAPSPRSAQESGPAACPDPTAPVSEVEVGGSSSAPEASLEAEAVRPPPTSGPWDYALLCGVGGSVTRVPSLLPDNEEDLPPLLISTGEEEEAADVLVEESPAPCQILHLLEEGGPRPLTFVLNANLLVNVKLVTYSGRRCWCLGSSGLQAVGQKELVFLLECLPEEKTLPKDLFTLYLNIYQEAQKGKFLEELDNVTFTSSFLGSKDHAGMLFFSHSCQPLDGLSLPPPPFMFGLLVQKLEVPWAKVFPLRLLLRLGAEYNVYPTTLTSVRFRESVYRETGHTIMNLLADLRNYQYSLSVVEGLRIHMEMGHSYIDIPKRSFNEMQKVVNASNEHVISIGARFSSEADSHLVCFQSEEGGYQTQASSKPGQTRTVTGASFVVFNGALKASSGFIAKSSIVEGKDRRLVPCLLCERSRCNPELSSDGLMVQIPPETMEALRAALREQADFHIPCGRNDGGEPRENVSVRWVDRSLPVNAGRSSAVDGRPLDGVRSVRMQQEAEFESDGRTIRCTEVFYQLRTPEAAPASCGVFQKEMALAACSALTPHLAVLAASGINALSLRVSTQADMVEYQAGSGGRLLPQRYMNELDGALIPVIHGGGASVPQTAMDMEFVFYITHAI, from the exons ATGGACAGCTTCTTCAAGGCTGCTGTTTGTGATCTGGACAAACTGCTGGATGACTTTGAGCTCAATACTG AGGAACACGAATGCAAATCTGTTTTCCTGAAGCCGTCCGTGTACCCGTTCTCCTCTCTGGGCTCCCAGTGTTTGACCTCCGAGGCCTCCAAGGTCCCGCCGACCCTCCCCGACCTTAACGCTCTCCATTATGGTTCTGCCCACCGCTTCCCCACTCAGAACTGCAGCGCTGCCGACGAccaagaggtcaaagttcagccTCTCACAGCGGTggacctcctctcctccgtggaTCGCCGGCCGGCTCAAAGCTCCGCCCCTCCCTGCCCCGACCGGGCCCTGAAGCCGGTGTGTGACCTGGTGAACGACACCAGCTCGGCCGTCCTGGTCCGGCCCGACAGCCACGGAGCTTTCAGCGAGCTGGACATGGCGGAGAAGCAAATggcggaagaggaggaggcagaggaggagcagcatgcGCTGCTCGTGGATTTTGAGAGCCCCGTGGTCACCGGAGAGGAGGGGAGTGGCGTCTTCGGAGACGGCGGGCTGCTCGGTTCGGTCGCCGGAGAGCGGGCAGGCGGCTTCTCCGCCTCGCTCAGTCTGCTGGACGTCATTCTTCCCGCCGTGGCAGAGAGGAGCGGCGACTCCGCTGAGGCCTCGCCGTCACCGAGGAGCGCAGAGTCCGCCGGGAACGAGGAGAGGAGCCGCGAGGAGGCGGCCTGCACAAACCAAGTGGTCGGTCGCGCTTTAGGCCGCTGCCAGCCGGAGGCCCGTCTGCACGACGACGGCGTTACGGAAGCAGCGACCCCGGCGAAGGCGGAGTCTCAGGGATCCTCTGACGAAGGCGAGGCGCAGGCCTCTGTTGGGTCGAACCCGGACAGCGCGCCGGGGGGCTTGTCGTGCCTGCCCATCGCCGTGTCCATGTGTGGAGCTCTGCTGACGGTGACGACCGCGGAGGACGAGGCAGCGGGCCGCGCCCCCGAGAGCACCGCCTCCACGCCGCCCCCGGGCGCCAGGTCCCGTTTGGAGGATCCCGTGGAGGTCTCGGACCGAAGGGCGTCGCCGGAGGGGCGTCTCGCTCTccaacctgctgctgccgcctcgGCCCCCGCGCCGCCTCCCGTGGACCTCGCCTCCCACGCCCGCTCAGAACCCAGCCCGGTTGATGCGCCCGAGTTCGGCTTTGAGTACCTCCCCGAGAGCGAGCAGGCCGAGCTGCTCGTCACggacgaggagctggaggcgTTCCTGCAGGCGCACGCGGAAGCGGAGCAGAGAGGCGGTGGAGGTCTGGAAGGCCGGCCCGGGGGCGAGGAGCTCAGGACCTGCGGTAGAGAAGGAGTGGAGGACCTGGCGTCTCCAGAGAGCGATAGAACGATGTCTGCGGCGGGAGGCTTAAACCACGGCGCTCCATCGCAGGACCCTTACACACCTCCTTGCGACGAGGAGCCAGAACTCCCACCGACCAGCAACTCCTTCCAGCACGGCAGCCCCGATGAGCCGCCCGCCTACGGCGGGGCGAGACCCAAACAGCTCCACTGCCAAACCGCCAGATCTCCACcggcaggagaggagggaggggaggagccgGCTCAGACGCTCGgcgaggaggacggggaggacggCTCGCCCTGCAGTCTCACGGAGGAACATCCCAACATAAGGGACCTGAGCCCCATGTGCGCCTCTCAGGAGCCCCGGGACTACAGCGTCGGGGTCGACGAGCTCTCGGAGCCGCCGCCGTACCCCGGGGACTCGCCCACGGACGGGACGGCGGCCTGGAAgacggagggggcggaggacCTGGGGACCAGGCAGCCGGCCTGGATGCCCGACGCCGAAGCTCCCAACTGCATGAACTGCAACCAGAAGTTCACCTTCACCAAGAGGCGGCACCACTGCCGGGCCTGCGGGAAG GTCTACTGTGCTGTGtgctgcaacaggaagtgcaaGCTGAAGTACCTGGAGAAAGAGGcccgcgtgtgcgtcgtctgcTTCGACACCATCCACCGGG GTTGTCCTCGGGAGCAGAAGCGCGTGTGGTTCGCCGACGGCATCCTGCCCAACGGCGAGGTGGCGGACACCAGCCGGCTGTCGGCGCCGAGCCCCCGGAGCGCGCAGGAGTCCGGCCCCGCCGCGTGTCCGGACCCGACGGCC cccGTCTCAGAGGTGGAGGTCGgcggctcctcctccgcccccgaAGCCTCGTTGGAGGCGGAGGcggtccgccccccccccacctcgggGCCCTGGGACTACGCCCTGCTGTGTGGAGTCGGCGGGTCGGTGACGAGGGTCCCCAGCCTGCTGCCCGACAACGAGGAGGACCTCCCCCCTCTGCTCATCAGCaccggcgaggaggaggaggccgcag ATGTTTTGGTGGAggaaagccccgccccctgccaGATCCTGCACCTATTGGAGGAGGGAGGACCTCGACCGCTGACGTTCGTTCTCAACGCCAACCTGCTGGTCAATGTCAAGCTGGTCACAT ACTCGGGGCGCCGCTGCTGGTGTTTGGGCTCCAGCGGGCTGCAGGCGGTGGGTCAGAAGGAGCTGGTGTTCCTGTTGGAGTGTTTGCCAGAAGAGAAAACTCTCCCCAAAGACCTCTTCACACTTTATCTCAACATCTACCAAGAGGCCCAGAAAG GGAAGTTCCTGGAGGAGCTTGACAACGTGACCTTCACCAGCAGCTTCCTGGGTAGTAAGGACCATGCCGGCATGCTCTTCTTCTCCCACAGCTGTCAGCCTCTGGACggcctctctctgccccccccgcccttcaTGTTCGGCCTGCTGGTCCAGAAGCTGGAGGTCCCGTGGGCCAAGGTCTTCCCCctccggctgctgctgcggctcggAGCTGAAtacaatg TTTATCCCACCACATTGACCAGCGTCCGCTTCCGTGAGTCCGTGTACCGAGAGACGGGACACACCATCATGAACCTGCTGGCT GACCTGAGGAACTACCAGTACAGCCTGTCGGTGGTGGAGGGCCTGAGGATCCACATGGAGATGGGACACAGCTACATCGACATTCCCAAGAGGAGCTTCAACgag ATGCAGAAGGTGGTGAACGCCTCCAACGAGCACGTCATCAGCATCGGGGCGCGGTTCAGCTCGGAGGCCGACTCCCACCTGGTGTGTTTCCAGAGCGAGGAGGGCGGCTACCAGACGCAGGCCAGCAGCAAGCCGGGCCAGACCCGCACAG TGACCGGGGCCAGCTTCGTGGTGTTCAACGGGGCCCTGAAGGCCTCCTCGGGCTTCATCGCCAAGTCCAGCATCGTGGAGGGTAAAGACCGCCGACTCGTGCCGTGTCTCTTGTGCGAGCGGAGCCGCTGTAACCCTGAGCTCTCCTCAGACGGGCTGATGGTGCAGATCCCTCCGGAGACCATGGAGGCCCTGCGCGCCGCCCTGAGGGAGCAGGCCGACTTCCACATCCCGTGCGGCAGGAACGACGGCGGGGAGCCGCGGGAGAACGTCAGCGTGCGCTGGGTGGACCGGAGCCTGCCGGTCAACGCCGG CAGAAGCAGCGCGGTCGACGGCAGACCTCTGGACGGAGTGCGCAGCGTGCGGatgcagcaggaggcggagtTTGAGTCGGACGGACGCACCATCAGATGCACCGAG GTTTTCTACCAGCTGAGGACTCCGGAGGCGGCGCCGGCGTCCTGCGGCGTGTTCCAGAAGGAGATGGCGTTGGCCGCCTGCAGCGCCCTGACGCCCCACCTGGCCGTGCTGGCGGCGAGCGGCATCAACGCGCTGTCGCTGCGCGTCTCCACGCAGGCCGACATG GTGGAGTACCAGGCCGGCTCCGGAGGCCGGCTCCTCCCCCAGCGCTACATGAACGAGCTGGACGGCGCCCTCATCCCCGTCATCCACGGCGGCGGCGCCAGCGTGCCGCAGACCGCCATGGACATGGAGTTTGTCTTCTACATCACGCACGCCATCTAA